In the genome of Ignavibacteriales bacterium, one region contains:
- a CDS encoding response regulator, translating into MKALIVDDDQTIRLFLRRILEGRLQCQVTEAENGKKALEVLQKLRPDFMLMDICMPDISGDELLEMLRKTPAYKNLPVIVLSAISDKEMIAKLLSLGISDYMLKPMEVRSTFDRIKLFMKKIDTEKTSAGGLNSNPQVENTAEMPG; encoded by the coding sequence ATGAAAGCTCTCATTGTAGATGATGATCAGACGATAAGACTGTTTCTTCGCAGGATTCTTGAAGGAAGACTACAATGCCAGGTAACCGAAGCTGAAAATGGAAAAAAGGCACTTGAAGTTCTGCAAAAACTCCGTCCTGATTTTATGTTAATGGATATTTGCATGCCCGATATCAGCGGGGATGAACTGCTTGAGATGCTTCGCAAAACTCCGGCTTATAAAAATCTGCCGGTAATTGTCCTGTCCGCTATTAGTGATAAAGAAATGATTGCTAAACTGCTTTCACTGGGAATTTCCGACTACATGTTAAAGCCTATGGAAGTCCGTTCAACATTTGACAGGATTAAGTTATTCATGAAAAAAATTGATACGGAAAAAACATCGGCAGGTGGTTTAAATTCTAATCCTCAGGTTGAGAATACTGCCGAAATGCCTGGATGA
- a CDS encoding HAMP domain-containing histidine kinase — protein sequence MEIVIILIAFALLMVVINYIHTKIKTTNEPLVDDTLLKSISKDRQNEIIKLKERIEKLQSSISRLNIRANELETINADLEKAKKILEEKLDNIEELHKRKEELFAMYIHDVKNPASAIKSFVNLLETYDLSLQEQREIMSTILTAADRIIRLSTVISRSIFHESNGFAAEFKFSSLSSAVNHCIKNNMAKAKLKKQEIILSIDHNIPEIWMDMDKIIEAIDNLIDNAIKYSPEDSQIEITAKKENNFVLVEVSDEGPGLTSEDVKRAFQKGARLSAKPTGDEVSTGLGLWVVKMIIETHGGYTWVKSEVGHGSRFGFKIPINKSVHSNN from the coding sequence ATGGAAATAGTCATCATCCTTATTGCTTTCGCATTATTAATGGTGGTAATAAATTACATCCACACAAAAATAAAAACCACTAATGAACCGCTTGTCGATGATACACTTCTTAAGTCAATATCAAAGGACAGGCAGAATGAAATCATTAAGTTAAAAGAGCGCATCGAAAAACTTCAAAGTTCGATTTCAAGATTGAACATCAGGGCTAACGAGCTGGAGACAATTAATGCCGATCTTGAAAAAGCAAAAAAAATATTAGAGGAAAAACTGGATAACATAGAAGAACTTCACAAACGCAAGGAAGAATTATTCGCTATGTACATCCACGATGTAAAAAATCCTGCATCCGCAATAAAGAGTTTTGTTAACCTGCTTGAGACGTATGACCTTAGTCTGCAGGAACAGAGGGAGATAATGAGTACTATACTAACCGCTGCAGACAGAATTATTCGGCTATCAACAGTTATCAGCAGAAGTATATTTCATGAATCGAACGGGTTTGCGGCTGAGTTTAAGTTTAGTTCATTGAGTTCGGCAGTCAATCATTGTATTAAGAATAATATGGCAAAAGCAAAATTGAAGAAACAGGAAATTATTCTTAGCATTGATCATAATATTCCTGAAATCTGGATGGACATGGATAAAATAATTGAAGCGATTGATAACCTGATAGACAACGCAATTAAATACTCACCGGAAGATTCGCAAATAGAAATAACAGCAAAAAAGGAAAATAATTTTGTTCTGGTTGAAGTATCTGATGAAGGACCCGGACTAACATCGGAAGATGTAAAACGGGCGTTCCAGAAAGGCGCAAGATTATCAGCCAAACCAACCGGTGACGAGGTAAGTACAGGACTTGGATTGTGGGTTGTTAAAATGATCATTGAAACTCACGGCGGGTATACATGGGTCAAGAGTGAGGTTGGACATGGTTCCAGGTTTGGATTTAAGATTCCAATTAATAAATCAGTACACTCAAACAATTGA
- a CDS encoding NAD(P)-dependent alcohol dehydrogenase, with product MKAVIHTNYGPPEVLQLQEVEKPQPNDDQLLIKVFATTVTSGEVKIRSFKNIPKLFWLPARLNFGLFKPKNKMLGNEFSGVVESIGKNVKSFKPGDKVFGFYLFGANAEYFCVPEKAAVTTIPGNFTFEEAAAIPFGALNALFFLKAGKINKGDKVLVAGSSGAVGVYAVQLTKYFGADVTATCSTKNVELVKSLGADSVIDYTKEDVSKNGKVYDIIFDTVGATKYSHIKNSLTKNGKYILIVFAGKELLQMMWNSMFSSKKIICTVSSEKKEDIEFLSGLMQQGKLKPVIDKKYPLEKIVDAHTYVETGHKRGAVVINVV from the coding sequence ATGAAAGCCGTTATACACACAAATTATGGTCCGCCCGAAGTTTTACAATTACAGGAAGTTGAAAAGCCACAACCGAATGATGATCAACTGCTGATAAAAGTTTTCGCGACTACAGTTACATCGGGTGAGGTGAAAATACGCAGTTTCAAAAACATACCTAAACTATTCTGGCTGCCTGCAAGATTAAATTTCGGTCTGTTCAAACCGAAGAATAAAATGCTGGGTAATGAGTTTTCCGGTGTTGTTGAATCAATTGGTAAGAATGTAAAATCATTTAAACCGGGAGATAAAGTATTCGGGTTTTACCTGTTTGGTGCTAATGCAGAATATTTCTGTGTCCCGGAAAAAGCTGCTGTTACAACAATCCCCGGTAATTTTACTTTTGAAGAAGCTGCCGCAATTCCCTTTGGCGCATTGAACGCTTTATTCTTTTTAAAAGCCGGAAAAATTAATAAGGGCGATAAAGTGCTTGTAGCAGGCTCGTCGGGTGCGGTTGGTGTGTATGCTGTTCAGCTAACAAAATATTTTGGAGCAGATGTTACGGCAACCTGCAGTACAAAAAATGTAGAGCTTGTTAAATCACTCGGTGCTGATAGTGTCATCGACTACACTAAGGAAGATGTTTCTAAAAACGGAAAAGTGTATGATATTATTTTTGATACTGTCGGTGCGACAAAATATTCACACATAAAAAACTCACTCACTAAAAACGGAAAATACATTTTGATAGTCTTTGCCGGCAAAGAATTATTGCAGATGATGTGGAATTCAATGTTCAGTTCAAAAAAAATTATCTGTACAGTTTCATCAGAAAAGAAGGAAGACATAGAATTCTTATCCGGCTTAATGCAGCAGGGAAAACTTAAACCTGTGATAGATAAAAAATATCCCTTGGAAAAAATTGTTGATGCGCATACCTATGTTGAAACCGGACATAAACGCGGCGCGGTTGTTATAAACGTTGTGTAG
- a CDS encoding NAD(P)-dependent alcohol dehydrogenase: MKASITTGYGPPEVLQVKEIQTPVPKENEILIKIYASSVTAGDCELRRFKIPLLFWLPIRFYMGLFKPRKKILGQEFSGVVESTGKSVTKFKKGDKVFGSTEMHLSAHAEYISIPETYPVGMIPDIMNFEEASGVPVGAFNALVFLKRANIKPGQKILIYGSTGSIGTFAVQIAKYFGAEVTAVCREESFKLMESLGVDKMIDYTKGPYWKSGEKYDIVFEVVGKTPYGWGIKALKEKGIYLLANPKMGAKFRGFLTSIMTKIKVSSKTVDYTTEDLILIKKMIEEKKVKPVIDRTFPLEKIQDAHRYVELGTKVGNVIITINQN; encoded by the coding sequence ATGAAAGCAAGTATCACTACAGGTTACGGCCCGCCTGAAGTACTCCAGGTAAAAGAAATTCAAACACCGGTTCCAAAAGAAAATGAGATACTGATAAAAATTTATGCGTCATCTGTTACCGCCGGTGATTGTGAACTACGAAGATTTAAAATCCCGCTTTTATTCTGGCTTCCTATCCGTTTCTATATGGGACTTTTCAAACCAAGAAAAAAAATACTTGGACAGGAATTTTCAGGAGTAGTTGAATCGACTGGAAAGAGTGTGACAAAATTTAAAAAAGGTGACAAAGTTTTTGGTTCAACGGAAATGCATTTAAGCGCACACGCAGAATACATTTCAATACCAGAAACTTATCCTGTCGGAATGATACCTGATATCATGAATTTTGAAGAAGCCTCAGGTGTTCCTGTCGGCGCATTTAATGCTCTGGTATTTCTTAAAAGAGCGAACATAAAACCAGGACAAAAAATTCTTATATACGGCTCAACGGGATCAATCGGAACATTTGCTGTACAGATCGCGAAATATTTTGGAGCTGAAGTCACCGCAGTTTGCAGGGAAGAAAGTTTTAAACTTATGGAATCACTCGGCGTTGATAAAATGATAGACTACACAAAAGGTCCGTACTGGAAGAGCGGAGAAAAATATGATATCGTTTTTGAAGTGGTGGGTAAAACGCCTTATGGATGGGGAATAAAAGCCTTAAAGGAAAAGGGAATTTACCTGCTTGCCAATCCGAAGATGGGAGCTAAGTTCCGAGGATTCCTTACTTCAATCATGACAAAAATAAAAGTTTCATCTAAAACAGTTGACTATACAACGGAAGATCTTATCCTTATTAAGAAAATGATTGAGGAGAAAAAAGTTAAACCGGTAATTGACAGAACCTTTCCGCTTGAAAAAATTCAGGATGCTCACCGATATGTTGAATTGGGTACGAAGGTAGGTAATGTAATCATAACTATTAATCAGAATTAA
- a CDS encoding energy transducer TonB gives MSRDSNLFKANLSLILFFVLTISVFPNYLPEKISHFPFSGDEEYLAFAEEMPSPVGGLEAIMKSIVYPSLAKNAGVQGKVFLLAYINERGGVDDVKVVKGIGAGCDEAAVDAVKKNKFNPGKNKGSAVKVKLSLTINFKLA, from the coding sequence ATGAGCAGGGACAGCAATCTTTTCAAAGCTAATCTTTCGCTGATTTTATTTTTTGTTCTAACAATTTCAGTGTTTCCGAATTATTTACCGGAAAAAATATCCCACTTTCCTTTTAGTGGCGACGAAGAATATTTAGCATTCGCAGAAGAAATGCCTTCGCCTGTTGGCGGGCTTGAAGCGATAATGAAAAGTATTGTTTATCCATCACTTGCAAAAAACGCAGGGGTTCAGGGAAAAGTTTTTCTTCTTGCATATATAAATGAACGCGGCGGAGTTGATGATGTAAAAGTTGTTAAAGGTATAGGTGCCGGTTGTGATGAAGCGGCTGTTGACGCTGTGAAAAAAAATAAATTCAACCCGGGCAAAAACAAAGGCTCAGCAGTGAAAGTAAAATTGTCACTTACAATAAATTTTAAATTAGCCTGA
- a CDS encoding MCP four helix bundle domain-containing protein: protein MTFFKKLKFVTKIQAGFFFIAMISTIIVVNDYFQLNNTANLKDQIFADYIAPKKNIDKAFEEFKDMQFNLLKFSIPMFVDDFAANVELINTNKKNIDEKLEEFGNTNKDTSITALFDEIKSIWLNYKNVVADAILSAGVTQNFEMAAVVSVTTGEEIGNELEAKFTDIHTILKNKADFLNASVSESVSSSQLYIIIGMIVGTLVFLLSAFMIAPALSGPVNKIKNTISEFAKGNFEAEININSQDEFGQLAGMLNDLKRSQKSKIDAAIKVSEGELQTVEPASEKDQLAQALNKEVETLHSLVNELVILTKAAVEGKLDVRGNEKKFNGGYREIIAGVNSTIDALLLPVKEGIDVLSHMADGDLTSRITNDYKGDHQKLKSSINIVADSLCKALSEVSETVQATAALGSQISSSTEEMAAGASEQSSQAFEVASAVEQMTKTILETTRNASSAADASKNAGTIAKDGGSVVNQTIQGINRIAEVVKQSADTVQQLGKSSDQIGEIIQVIDDIADQTNLLALNAAIEAARAGEQGRGFAVVADEVRKLAERTTQATKEIALMIKQIQKDTQGAVVSMNQGTMEVEKGKELAHKAGDSLKQIITGAESVVDMVSQVAAASEEQSTTAEQISKNIEAISTVTQESAQGVQQIARAAEDLNRLTTNLESLVSKFKINCSSKSGYTVRSNGKLINA from the coding sequence ATGACTTTTTTTAAAAAACTAAAATTCGTAACCAAAATTCAGGCGGGATTTTTTTTCATAGCAATGATTTCAACAATAATCGTTGTTAATGATTACTTCCAGTTGAACAATACTGCAAACCTTAAAGATCAGATATTCGCTGATTACATCGCGCCCAAAAAAAATATAGATAAAGCTTTTGAAGAGTTTAAGGATATGCAGTTCAACCTGCTCAAGTTTTCCATACCGATGTTTGTTGATGATTTTGCCGCTAACGTTGAACTGATCAATACAAACAAAAAAAATATCGATGAAAAACTTGAGGAGTTCGGGAATACAAACAAAGACACTTCTATCACAGCATTGTTCGATGAAATAAAATCAATCTGGCTTAATTATAAAAATGTTGTTGCCGATGCTATTCTCAGCGCAGGGGTGACACAGAATTTTGAAATGGCGGCTGTAGTATCTGTAACAACCGGAGAAGAAATTGGAAATGAACTTGAAGCAAAATTTACGGACATTCACACGATACTTAAAAACAAAGCTGATTTTCTCAATGCAAGCGTAAGTGAAAGTGTAAGTTCGTCACAGTTGTATATCATAATCGGAATGATAGTAGGAACATTGGTTTTTCTTCTTTCAGCGTTTATGATAGCACCGGCACTAAGCGGTCCGGTAAATAAAATTAAAAACACTATCTCTGAGTTCGCAAAAGGAAATTTTGAAGCAGAAATAAATATTAATTCGCAGGATGAATTCGGACAGTTAGCGGGTATGCTGAATGATCTTAAGCGATCACAAAAATCCAAAATTGATGCTGCAATAAAAGTATCGGAAGGAGAACTTCAGACAGTTGAACCTGCTTCCGAAAAGGACCAGCTCGCACAAGCGTTAAACAAAGAAGTAGAAACTCTTCACTCACTCGTTAATGAACTTGTGATACTTACCAAAGCCGCAGTAGAAGGTAAACTTGATGTTCGCGGCAACGAGAAAAAGTTCAACGGCGGTTACAGGGAAATTATCGCAGGTGTCAACAGTACTATTGATGCACTCCTTCTTCCTGTAAAAGAAGGAATCGATGTTCTTTCGCATATGGCGGATGGTGATCTTACATCACGTATTACAAATGATTACAAAGGTGATCATCAGAAACTAAAGAGCAGCATAAACATTGTTGCTGATTCATTATGCAAAGCATTATCCGAAGTATCTGAAACTGTACAGGCAACTGCTGCTCTTGGAAGTCAGATTTCTTCTTCAACGGAAGAAATGGCTGCCGGTGCAAGCGAGCAATCATCACAGGCTTTTGAAGTTGCTTCAGCAGTTGAGCAAATGACAAAGACTATTCTTGAAACTACAAGGAACGCGTCATCTGCGGCTGATGCGTCAAAGAACGCCGGAACAATTGCTAAAGACGGCGGCAGTGTGGTCAATCAAACCATCCAGGGTATTAACCGTATCGCTGAAGTAGTAAAACAATCTGCAGATACTGTTCAACAGCTTGGTAAGAGCAGTGACCAGATTGGTGAGATCATTCAAGTGATCGATGACATTGCTGATCAGACCAACCTTCTTGCACTTAACGCTGCTATTGAAGCCGCTCGTGCGGGCGAACAAGGAAGAGGTTTTGCTGTTGTAGCTGATGAAGTTAGGAAACTTGCTGAGAGAACAACTCAAGCAACTAAAGAGATTGCACTGATGATAAAACAGATTCAGAAAGATACACAGGGTGCAGTGGTTTCAATGAACCAGGGTACAATGGAAGTTGAAAAAGGAAAAGAGCTTGCACATAAAGCCGGTGATTCACTAAAGCAGATAATCACAGGCGCAGAAAGTGTCGTTGATATGGTCTCGCAGGTTGCAGCGGCTAGTGAAGAACAATCAACAACTGCTGAACAGATTAGTAAAAATATTGAAGCTATCAGTACAGTAACGCAGGAAAGCGCACAGGGTGTTCAACAGATTGCAAGAGCCGCCGAAGACCTTAACAGGTTAACAACTAATCTTGAATCTTTAGTATCTAAGTTCAAAATAAACTGCAGCAGTAAAAGCGGTTACACTGTCAGAAGTAACGGGAAATTAATTAACGCGTAA
- a CDS encoding bacteriohemerythrin, with protein MALIAWNEKYSVGINSIDAQHKRLVDYTNQLHDAMASGKAKEKIPSILENLVRYTKDHFAYEEKVMDSNKYPGYLKQKMEHDSLTKQVTKFKDDMLAGKISLSIEVMEFLKGWLINHISGSDKLYTQFLVSKGVK; from the coding sequence ATGGCACTGATAGCTTGGAACGAAAAGTACAGCGTAGGAATTAATAGCATTGATGCACAGCATAAAAGATTAGTCGACTACACTAACCAGCTTCACGATGCAATGGCAAGCGGAAAAGCGAAAGAAAAAATTCCGTCAATACTTGAAAATCTGGTCAGGTACACAAAAGATCATTTTGCGTATGAAGAAAAAGTCATGGATTCAAACAAATATCCGGGTTATTTAAAACAGAAAATGGAACATGATTCACTTACAAAACAGGTGACAAAATTTAAAGATGATATGCTTGCCGGAAAAATTTCTCTTTCAATTGAAGTGATGGAATTTTTAAAAGGCTGGCTGATTAATCATATCTCAGGCTCTGATAAACTCTATACTCAGTTCCTGGTTTCAAAGGGTGTCAAATAA
- a CDS encoding bacteriohemerythrin, producing the protein MALITWSEKYSVNIQSIDTQHKKLAELVNQLHSALAEGKAKEVLSKILSELVSYTKTHFAYEEKLLQQEKFPGYLAHKMEHDSLTQKVLSFQKEFQAGKSAFSVELMNFLKDWLINHIVGSDKKYTQHLKSKNIV; encoded by the coding sequence ATGGCACTAATCACGTGGTCGGAAAAATACAGCGTAAATATTCAAAGCATTGACACACAGCATAAAAAACTGGCTGAGCTTGTCAATCAACTTCACTCAGCGCTTGCTGAAGGTAAAGCCAAAGAAGTTCTTTCAAAAATTTTATCGGAACTTGTAAGTTATACAAAAACTCATTTTGCGTATGAGGAAAAACTACTTCAGCAGGAAAAGTTCCCCGGCTATCTTGCTCATAAAATGGAACATGATTCACTGACTCAAAAAGTTTTATCATTTCAAAAAGAATTTCAGGCAGGCAAATCCGCTTTCTCTGTGGAGTTAATGAACTTCCTGAAAGACTGGCTGATAAATCACATCGTTGGCAGCGATAAAAAATATACACAGCATCTGAAATCAAAAAACATAGTTTGA
- a CDS encoding chemotaxis protein CheW — protein sequence MESKKGEGQELLELVSFNVGNEEFGVDISFVQEIIRMMQITKVPNAPEFVEGVINLRGRVIAVINLRHKLGLSKIDYDKNTRIIVVEVKGNIVGFIVDAVSEVLRIPANITEAPPELVSGIDSDFIKSVGKLEDRLLILIDLEKILSLTETAELEAVA from the coding sequence ATGGAATCAAAAAAAGGTGAAGGACAGGAGCTTCTGGAACTGGTAAGCTTCAATGTTGGTAATGAAGAGTTCGGAGTAGATATAAGTTTTGTACAGGAAATCATCCGCATGATGCAGATAACAAAAGTACCGAATGCCCCGGAGTTTGTTGAAGGTGTGATCAACTTAAGGGGACGTGTAATCGCGGTAATCAACCTGCGCCACAAACTCGGGCTAAGTAAAATAGACTATGACAAAAACACACGAATAATAGTTGTTGAAGTTAAAGGCAACATAGTTGGTTTTATAGTTGACGCCGTAAGCGAAGTGTTAAGAATACCCGCAAACATAACAGAAGCGCCGCCTGAATTGGTTTCCGGAATTGATTCGGATTTTATAAAATCAGTAGGCAAACTGGAAGACCGTTTGCTTATCCTTATCGACCTGGAAAAAATTCTTTCACTTACAGAGACTGCAGAACTGGAAGCGGTTGCGTAA
- a CDS encoding cache domain-containing protein, protein MKIKKFKDWSMFYKVFSLVLLSAVPIILLIILYILPSMQFHLLEEKELATKNVVEVGYKIVNNYYELSKSGTLSESEAKERALNDIKAMRYSDGEYFWVNDFDCMMVMHSAKPELDGKDMSDFKDPEGTYMFREFVSVAKSNAEGGLVKYMWSRTASSTPVQKFSYVYPVKGWNWVIGSGIYVDDVEEEYAGIRNQIFITLFIIVGLVLTISYFFARWLVKPILSLKDAANRVAIGDADFSISAQSMDEIGDLEKSFGLMLHNIKEQSNAVNSISEGNVDVTVTPKSDKDILSLSLIRVINILKNLTADLKSLTTSALNGQLQVRADESKYKGGYADIVSGVNKTLDAVIIPIKDGTSVLEKMSRGDLTVRVTNEYKGDHQIIKNSINTLGDSLTEALSEVNAAVQATASASTQISSSTEEMAAGAQEQSAQAGEVASAVEQMTKTILETTKNASSASEASKNAGLIAKEGGSVVNQTILGINRIAEVVKQSADTVQQLGKSSDQIGEIIQVIDDIADQTNLLALNAAIEAARAGEQGRGFAVVADEVRKLAERTTKATKEIALMIKQIQKDTSGAVESMNQGTLEVEKGKELANKAGDSLKQIITGAESVVDIVSQVAAASEEQSSAAEQISKNIESISAVTQESAQGVQQIARAAEDLNRLTNNLEELVARFKISSDQKSFKGTDKSHLSVRQNGKIIHH, encoded by the coding sequence ATGAAAATCAAAAAATTCAAAGACTGGTCAATGTTCTATAAGGTGTTCAGCCTTGTCCTGCTTAGCGCAGTGCCCATTATTTTATTAATTATTTTATACATCCTGCCGTCGATGCAGTTTCATTTACTTGAAGAAAAAGAACTTGCAACGAAGAATGTTGTTGAGGTTGGTTATAAAATAGTGAATAACTATTACGAATTGAGTAAAAGCGGTACTTTAAGCGAAAGTGAAGCAAAGGAACGAGCCCTGAATGATATTAAGGCAATGCGTTATTCTGATGGGGAGTACTTCTGGGTAAATGATTTTGACTGCATGATGGTGATGCATTCTGCAAAACCGGAACTTGACGGAAAAGATATGTCGGACTTTAAAGACCCTGAAGGAACCTATATGTTCAGGGAGTTTGTTAGCGTAGCTAAATCAAACGCAGAAGGTGGTCTTGTAAAATACATGTGGTCACGCACTGCATCATCCACACCGGTTCAGAAATTTTCATATGTATATCCGGTCAAAGGATGGAACTGGGTAATCGGCAGTGGAATTTATGTGGATGATGTTGAAGAAGAATATGCCGGTATACGCAACCAGATTTTTATTACACTTTTCATAATTGTCGGGCTCGTTCTGACAATTTCTTATTTCTTTGCACGCTGGTTAGTCAAACCAATATTAAGTTTAAAGGATGCGGCTAACAGAGTAGCTATTGGTGATGCAGATTTTTCAATCTCTGCACAGAGTATGGATGAAATAGGTGATCTTGAAAAATCTTTCGGGCTTATGCTTCACAATATAAAAGAACAATCAAATGCGGTTAACAGCATATCCGAAGGTAATGTTGACGTAACCGTTACACCAAAATCTGACAAAGATATTTTATCATTAAGCCTGATCCGTGTTATTAACATTCTTAAAAACTTAACCGCTGATTTGAAATCACTTACAACATCGGCGCTGAACGGACAGTTACAGGTAAGAGCAGATGAATCAAAATACAAAGGCGGTTACGCCGATATAGTTTCCGGTGTAAATAAAACTCTCGATGCGGTAATCATCCCGATTAAGGACGGTACGAGTGTACTTGAGAAAATGTCGCGTGGTGACTTGACAGTAAGAGTAACAAATGAATACAAAGGCGATCACCAGATAATTAAGAACAGCATTAATACTCTCGGCGATTCACTGACAGAAGCATTGTCAGAAGTAAATGCGGCAGTACAAGCCACAGCAAGTGCGTCAACACAAATATCTTCTTCAACTGAAGAGATGGCTGCAGGTGCTCAGGAACAATCTGCACAGGCGGGCGAGGTTGCTTCCGCTGTCGAGCAGATGACTAAGACTATTCTTGAAACTACTAAGAATGCCTCATCTGCTTCTGAAGCCAGTAAGAATGCTGGTCTCATCGCTAAAGAAGGCGGCAGTGTGGTTAATCAAACCATTCTGGGTATTAACCGTATCGCTGAAGTAGTTAAACAATCAGCCGATACTGTTCAGCAGCTTGGTAAGAGCAGTGACCAGATAGGTGAGATAATTCAGGTTATTGATGACATTGCTGATCAAACAAACCTTCTTGCACTTAACGCTGCTATTGAAGCTGCTCGTGCGGGTGAACAAGGAAGAGGTTTTGCTGTTGTGGCTGATGAAGTAAGGAAACTTGCTGAACGTACTACTAAGGCAACCAAAGAAATCGCACTGATGATAAAACAGATACAGAAAGATACATCAGGTGCAGTTGAATCTATGAATCAGGGTACACTCGAAGTTGAAAAAGGAAAAGAACTTGCTAACAAGGCTGGTGATTCGTTAAAGCAGATAATCACAGGTGCTGAAAGTGTTGTTGATATTGTATCACAGGTTGCTGCAGCAAGTGAAGAACAGTCAAGTGCTGCCGAACAGATAAGTAAGAACATTGAATCAATCAGTGCTGTTACACAGGAAAGCGCACAGGGTGTTCAGCAGATTGCAAGAGCCGCTGAGGACCTGAACAGGTTAACTAACAATCTTGAAGAGCTTGTTGCAAGGTTTAAGATTTCAAGTGATCAGAAATCATTCAAAGGAACAGATAAAAGTCACCTTTCAGTAAGACAGAACGGTAAGATTATACATCATTAA
- a CDS encoding chemotaxis protein CheW: protein MNNNTSIKNESNELLQLVSFMIGNEEYAVDILLVQEINRMMQITRVPNTPEYVDGVINLRGRVIPVIDLRYKLGLAKKDDDKNTRIIVVEIKNKTIGFKVDAVKEVVRIQENITEAPPELVSGTNSEFIKSVGKLDDKLLILIDLEKVLFDGQFAELTEAA, encoded by the coding sequence ATGAACAACAATACATCAATAAAAAATGAATCAAACGAACTGCTTCAGCTTGTCAGTTTTATGATTGGCAACGAGGAATACGCAGTAGACATTCTCCTTGTACAGGAAATTAACAGGATGATGCAGATAACCCGTGTGCCCAACACCCCGGAATATGTAGATGGTGTTATAAATCTTCGCGGAAGAGTAATTCCTGTGATAGACCTACGATATAAACTTGGTCTTGCAAAAAAGGATGACGATAAAAACACGCGCATCATAGTGGTTGAAATAAAAAATAAGACTATTGGATTTAAGGTTGACGCGGTAAAAGAAGTTGTGCGCATACAGGAAAATATAACAGAAGCGCCGCCCGAACTGGTTTCCGGCACCAACTCAGAATTCATTAAGTCAGTCGGTAAGCTTGATGATAAACTTTTAATCCTGATTGATCTTGAAAAAGTTTTATTCGACGGTCAGTTTGCCGAATTAACAGAAGCAGCTTAA